The Paraburkholderia agricolaris genome includes the window CGTCCAGCACGCGGATGCCTTGCAGCGGCAGATGTTTCGAATCCGTCATTTCGGGTTTCCTCTGTAGAAGGTGTGAGTCGAACCGCTCGGCCATGTCGTGCGTGGCCGGCAGGTTTTCTGCCCTCACTGTCCGCTACAGACCAGGCTGCCGCAAGAATGCCTGGAGCATGTCTGGTTTCGCGCGTTGCGAAACCGGGCCGCGCGTGCCGACCGGAAGCTAAGCCGGTCCGCCGAGAAGCTCGGCCACCACGTTGTGCAGGGTTTGCGCCTGTGCGTGCCCCTCGACGCAGGACAGAACGTAGCTGCGCTGGTGCCAGTCGCCCGTGAGCGCGACCGACGCCAGCGTCGCCTCGGGATGAAAGCTGCGCAGAACCTCGGGTGGCATCAGGCCTACGCCGAGGCCGTGGCGCACCATCGCCAGCATGGTGTCGAAACCGCTGACGGTGAAGTTGTTGGCGAATTGCCGCCCGCGACTGCGGTACGCACGCTGGACGGCGGACAAGACCGCGGAACCTTTGCCGAGACTCACGATAGGCAGATCGAGAATGTCGTCGATCCCGACGGGGGCATCGGGGAACTGGAAATGCGGGCGGCTGTACACCAGCACCAGTTCGTCCTCTCTATAGGGTGAGTTGGCAAGATCGAGGAAGCCGCTTTTCTTTTCGTAAATGCCCACGTCGATCACTTTGTCGCGTAGCAGTTGCTGCACGATCTTGCTGTTCTCCTCCACGATCTTCAGGGAGATCCCCGGATACTTGCGTTGAATTTCCGCAATCTCGCGCGCGAGGAACTGGATTACGACGGCCTTTGGCGCGCCGATGATAATGCGGCCTTCGAGCCCCTGGTTGAGCGCT containing:
- a CDS encoding LysR family transcriptional regulator, whose product is MKFDTTTVRLILAIAEEGSISRAADKLSLAVAAASRRVSDLEAQLGAKLFQRVPHGVAITESGAKLLEYVRQIDNLIDRLEGDAQALNQGLEGRIIIGAPKAVVIQFLAREIAEIQRKYPGISLKIVEENSKIVQQLLRDKVIDVGIYEKKSGFLDLANSPYREDELVLVYSRPHFQFPDAPVGIDDILDLPIVSLGKGSAVLSAVQRAYRSRGRQFANNFTVSGFDTMLAMVRHGLGVGLMPPEVLRSFHPEATLASVALTGDWHQRSYVLSCVEGHAQAQTLHNVVAELLGGPA